A window of the Pseudomonas gozinkensis genome harbors these coding sequences:
- a CDS encoding PilZ domain-containing protein, which yields MSEHPSERRRFKRIAFDARTELSQGEYIWPVKLIDLSLKGLLIERPEPWLGNPEQDFFVDIHLSDDVHIEMDVQLAHEDHGQLGFVCRHISLESIQRLRRLIELNLADETELERELGALIDV from the coding sequence ATGAGCGAGCATCCGTCCGAGCGTCGCCGCTTCAAACGTATCGCGTTCGACGCCAGAACCGAATTGAGCCAGGGCGAGTACATCTGGCCGGTGAAGCTGATCGACCTGTCGCTCAAGGGGCTGCTGATCGAGCGCCCCGAGCCCTGGCTGGGCAATCCCGAGCAGGACTTTTTCGTCGACATTCATCTGAGCGATGACGTGCACATCGAGATGGATGTGCAACTGGCTCACGAAGATCACGGCCAGCTCGGTTTCGTGTGTCGGCATATCAGCCTGGAGTCGATCCAGCGCCTGCGTCGCCTGATCGAACTGAATCTGGCCGACGAAACCGAACTGGAACGCGAGCTCGGGGCGCTGATAGACGTCTGA
- the radA gene encoding DNA repair protein RadA yields the protein MAKAKRMYGCTECGATFPKWAGQCGECGAWNTLTETMVESGGAAAPSGRTGWAGQQAQIKTLAEVSIEEIPRFSTASGELDRVLGGGLVDGSVVLIGGDPGIGKSTILLQTLCNLAKSMPALYVTGEESQQQVAMRARRLGLPQDQLRVMTETCIETIIATARQEKPKVMVIDSIQTIFTEQLQSAPGGVSQVRESAALLVRYAKQSGTAIFLVGHVTKEGALAGPRVLEHMVDTVLYFEGESDGRLRLLRAVKNRFGAVNELGVFGMTDKGLKEVSNPSAIFLTRAQEEVPGSVVMATWEGTRPMLVEVQALVDDSHLANPRRVTLGLDQNRLAMLLAVLHRHGGIPTHDQDVFLNVVGGVKVLETASDLALMAAVMSSLRNRPLPHDLLVFGEVGLSGEVRPVPSGQERLKEAAKHGFKRAIVPKGNAPKEAPPGLQIIAVTRLEQALDSLFE from the coding sequence ATGGCCAAGGCCAAGCGCATGTACGGCTGCACCGAGTGCGGCGCAACCTTTCCCAAGTGGGCCGGGCAGTGCGGCGAATGCGGCGCCTGGAACACCCTGACCGAAACCATGGTCGAGAGCGGCGGTGCCGCCGCCCCGAGCGGGCGTACCGGCTGGGCCGGACAGCAGGCCCAGATCAAGACGCTGGCCGAAGTCAGCATCGAAGAGATTCCGCGTTTCTCCACAGCCTCCGGCGAACTCGACCGAGTGCTCGGCGGTGGTCTGGTGGACGGCTCGGTGGTATTGATCGGCGGCGACCCCGGCATCGGCAAATCGACGATTCTGTTGCAGACCCTGTGCAACCTCGCCAAGAGCATGCCGGCGCTGTACGTCACCGGTGAGGAATCCCAGCAACAGGTCGCCATGCGCGCGCGCCGCCTGGGCCTGCCACAGGATCAACTGCGGGTCATGACCGAAACCTGCATCGAAACCATCATCGCCACCGCCCGTCAGGAAAAACCCAAGGTGATGGTGATCGACTCGATCCAGACGATCTTCACCGAACAACTGCAATCGGCACCGGGCGGCGTGTCCCAGGTGCGCGAAAGTGCGGCGTTACTGGTGCGCTATGCCAAACAAAGCGGCACTGCGATTTTCCTGGTGGGCCACGTGACCAAGGAAGGCGCGCTCGCAGGGCCGAGGGTTCTGGAGCACATGGTCGACACCGTTCTGTATTTCGAGGGCGAGTCCGACGGGCGATTGCGCCTGCTGCGGGCGGTGAAGAACCGTTTCGGCGCGGTCAACGAGTTGGGCGTGTTCGGCATGACCGACAAGGGCCTGAAAGAAGTCTCCAACCCTTCGGCGATTTTTCTCACCCGCGCTCAGGAAGAAGTCCCGGGCAGTGTGGTGATGGCAACGTGGGAAGGCACCCGGCCGATGCTGGTGGAAGTGCAGGCGCTGGTGGATGACAGCCATCTGGCCAACCCGCGTCGGGTCACGCTGGGTCTGGATCAGAATCGTCTGGCGATGTTACTGGCGGTTCTCCACCGCCATGGCGGCATTCCGACCCACGATCAGGACGTGTTCCTCAACGTGGTCGGCGGGGTGAAAGTGCTGGAAACCGCGTCCGACCTGGCGTTGATGGCGGCAGTCATGTCGAGCCTGCGCAACCGTCCGTTGCCCCATGACTTGCTGGTGTTCGGCGAAGTCGGCCTGTCCGGCGAAGTGCGCCCGGTGCCGAGCGGTCAAGAGCGTTTGAAAGAAGCCGCCAAGCACGGTTTCAAGCGCGCTATCGTGCCCAAGGGCAATGCGCCGAAGGAAGCTCCGCCGGGTTTGCAGATCATTGCGGTGACGCGTCTGGAGCAGGCGCTGGACTCGTTGTTCGAGTGA
- a CDS encoding catalase has translation MNSMPGLGAFPLRRTFGLLTAGLLTFSVNAAPLTRDNGAAVGDNQNSQTAGASGPVLLQDVQLIQKLQRFDRERIPERVVHARGTGAHGTFTATSDLSDLSKAKVFTAGQVTPVFVRFSAVVHGNHSPETLRDPRGFATKFYTADGNWDLVGNNFPTFFIRDAIKFPDMVHAFKPDPRTNLDDDSRRFDFFSHVPEATRTLTELYSNSGTPASYREMDGNSVHAYKLVNAKGDVHYVKFHWKSLQGIKNLDPQQVEQVQGRDYSHMTHDLVTNIYKGNFPKWDLYIQVLNPQDLSKFDFDPLDATKIWPGIPERKVGQMVLNRNPANVFQETEQVAMAPSNVVPGIEPSEDRLLQGRIFAYADTQMYRLGANALQLPINAAKTAVNNGNQDGAMNAGASTSGVNYQPSRLQPREETPAARYSQTALQGSTQQAKIQREQNFKQAGDLYRSFSKKERQDLIDSFGGSLAGADDESKHIMLSFLYKADPEYGAGVTKVAKGDLDRVKALAAKLVD, from the coding sequence ATGAATTCCATGCCTGGCCTGGGGGCCTTTCCCCTTCGTCGTACCTTCGGCTTATTGACTGCCGGTCTACTGACCTTCTCCGTGAATGCCGCGCCGCTGACCCGTGACAACGGTGCGGCGGTCGGTGATAACCAGAACTCGCAAACCGCTGGCGCAAGCGGCCCGGTGCTGTTGCAGGACGTGCAACTGATCCAGAAGTTGCAACGCTTCGACCGCGAGCGTATTCCCGAACGCGTCGTGCATGCCCGCGGCACCGGTGCCCATGGCACGTTCACCGCGACCAGCGATCTGAGCGATCTGAGCAAGGCCAAGGTGTTCACCGCCGGCCAGGTCACGCCAGTGTTCGTGCGTTTCTCGGCGGTGGTTCACGGCAATCACTCTCCGGAAACCCTGCGTGACCCTCGGGGGTTCGCAACCAAGTTCTACACCGCTGACGGTAATTGGGATCTGGTGGGTAACAACTTCCCGACCTTCTTCATCCGCGATGCGATCAAGTTTCCGGACATGGTGCATGCCTTCAAGCCCGATCCGCGTACCAACCTTGACGATGACTCGCGCCGCTTCGACTTCTTCTCCCATGTACCGGAAGCGACCCGTACATTGACCGAGTTGTATTCCAATTCGGGCACTCCGGCCAGTTATCGGGAGATGGACGGCAACAGTGTGCACGCTTACAAGTTGGTCAATGCCAAGGGCGATGTGCACTATGTGAAGTTTCACTGGAAAAGTTTGCAGGGCATCAAGAATCTCGATCCGCAACAAGTTGAGCAAGTTCAGGGTCGAGATTACAGTCACATGACTCATGATTTGGTAACAAATATTTACAAAGGCAACTTTCCGAAGTGGGACTTGTACATTCAAGTCTTGAATCCGCAAGATTTGTCCAAGTTTGACTTCGACCCTCTTGATGCAACCAAGATCTGGCCAGGTATTCCTGAGCGAAAAGTTGGACAAATGGTGTTGAACCGCAATCCTGCGAATGTATTCCAGGAAACCGAACAAGTGGCCATGGCGCCTTCTAATGTTGTACCGGGTATCGAGCCTTCGGAAGACCGTCTGCTGCAAGGTCGAATATTTGCCTATGCCGATACGCAAATGTATCGCCTCGGCGCCAACGCCCTGCAATTGCCGATCAATGCTGCCAAAACCGCCGTCAACAATGGCAATCAGGATGGCGCGATGAATGCCGGTGCGAGCACCTCGGGTGTCAACTATCAGCCAAGCCGTCTGCAACCGCGTGAAGAGACCCCAGCTGCGCGATACAGCCAGACCGCGCTGCAGGGCAGCACGCAACAGGCGAAGATCCAGCGTGAACAGAATTTCAAGCAGGCCGGTGATCTGTATCGTTCGTTCAGCAAGAAGGAGCGTCAGGATCTGATCGACAGCTTTGGCGGCTCGCTGGCCGGCGCCGATGACGAGAGCAAGCACATCATGCTGTCCTTCCTCTATAAGGCGGATCCGGAATACGGCGCCGGTGTGACCAAAGTGGCCAAGGGTGACCTGGATCGGGTCAAGGCCCTGGCGGCCAAACTGGTCGACTGA
- the mscL gene encoding large-conductance mechanosensitive channel protein MscL produces MGVLSEFKAFAVKGNVVDMAVGIIIGAAFGKIVSSFVGDVIMPPIGLLIGGVDFSDLAITLKAAEGNAPAVVMAYGKFIQSILDFVIVAFAIFMGVKAINRLKREEAVAPTLPPVPTKEEELLGEIRDLLKAQNNRP; encoded by the coding sequence ATGGGCGTGCTTAGCGAGTTCAAGGCCTTCGCGGTCAAAGGCAATGTGGTCGACATGGCCGTCGGTATCATCATCGGCGCGGCCTTCGGCAAGATCGTTTCGTCGTTTGTCGGCGATGTGATCATGCCGCCAATCGGCCTGCTGATCGGTGGAGTGGACTTCAGTGACCTGGCGATCACCCTGAAGGCGGCCGAGGGCAACGCCCCAGCAGTCGTGATGGCCTACGGCAAGTTCATCCAGAGCATTCTGGACTTCGTGATCGTCGCGTTCGCGATTTTCATGGGCGTCAAAGCTATCAATCGCCTCAAACGCGAAGAAGCGGTGGCCCCGACCCTGCCGCCGGTGCCAACCAAGGAAGAAGAACTGCTGGGCGAGATCCGCGATCTCCTCAAGGCTCAGAATAACCGGCCTTGA
- a CDS encoding ferredoxin--NADP reductase, with protein MTASSEKFSRQTLLDVRPLTPSLFTLRTTRDAGFRFRAGQFARLGVTREDGSMVWRAYSMVSSPFDEFLEFFSIVVPGGEFTSELSRLKAGDSLLIERQAFGYLTLDRFIDGRDLWLLSTGTGVAPFLSILQDFEVWEKFERIILVYSVREARELAYQQLIAELMQRDYLAEYAHKFQFIPVVTRESYAGALNGRITTLIENGELERVAGVELTPEYSRVMLCGNPQMIDDTRALLKQRGMALSLTRRPGQVAVENYW; from the coding sequence ATGACCGCCAGTAGCGAAAAATTCAGCCGGCAGACACTGCTCGATGTGCGACCGCTGACTCCGTCCCTGTTCACTCTGCGTACCACGCGCGATGCCGGTTTCCGCTTTCGCGCCGGGCAATTCGCGCGGCTCGGTGTGACCCGTGAGGACGGCAGCATGGTGTGGCGCGCCTACTCGATGGTGTCTTCGCCGTTCGACGAGTTTCTCGAGTTCTTTTCCATCGTGGTACCGGGTGGCGAGTTCACCAGCGAATTGAGCCGGCTGAAGGCGGGGGATAGTTTGCTGATCGAGCGTCAGGCCTTTGGCTATCTGACGCTCGATCGTTTCATAGATGGCCGCGACCTCTGGCTGTTATCCACAGGCACGGGAGTGGCACCGTTTCTGTCGATCCTTCAGGACTTCGAGGTGTGGGAGAAATTTGAGCGAATCATCCTGGTCTACAGCGTGCGGGAGGCCCGGGAACTGGCCTATCAGCAGCTGATTGCGGAGCTGATGCAGCGCGACTACCTCGCGGAATATGCCCACAAGTTCCAGTTCATTCCGGTGGTCACGCGTGAGTCTTATGCCGGTGCCCTCAACGGGCGCATCACCACGCTGATCGAAAATGGCGAGCTGGAGAGGGTGGCAGGCGTCGAGCTGACTCCGGAGTATTCTCGGGTCATGCTCTGTGGCAATCCGCAGATGATCGATGACACCCGGGCGTTACTCAAGCAACGCGGTATGGCCTTGAGCCTGACTCGGCGACCGGGGCAGGTGGCGGTGGAAAACTATTGGTAA
- a CDS encoding LuxR C-terminal-related transcriptional regulator has product MERWKEYQIEQLTRAKEIENAFPILKTFANNIGFQFCGIKISMPASPSFKSLRINNFTTAWNDEYENNYSTDDPITSYCHGSMLPFLWSRNAFSKTPHMWGALQSHGMEHGWSQSYHHETTGLCCTVSLARTYCEVSALELYEQYGVMHYVAQHLTELFARTLPAVVTKTSPIRLSPREIEIVRLCALGKTSWEIGKILKIAESTVNYHTKNLIVKFNACNKMSAIVKASKLGFL; this is encoded by the coding sequence ATGGAAAGGTGGAAGGAGTACCAGATAGAACAGCTGACGCGTGCGAAGGAAATCGAAAACGCTTTTCCGATTTTGAAAACGTTTGCCAACAATATAGGTTTCCAGTTTTGCGGAATTAAAATTTCAATGCCTGCCTCGCCGTCATTCAAGTCGTTGCGTATCAATAACTTTACAACAGCGTGGAACGATGAATACGAAAACAACTACAGTACCGATGACCCAATAACATCATATTGCCATGGGTCAATGCTGCCATTTCTTTGGAGCAGAAACGCTTTTTCGAAGACACCGCACATGTGGGGTGCACTTCAAAGCCATGGAATGGAACATGGCTGGTCGCAGTCATACCACCATGAAACGACCGGTTTGTGCTGCACCGTCAGCCTCGCGCGAACGTACTGCGAAGTTTCCGCATTGGAACTCTATGAGCAATATGGCGTGATGCACTACGTTGCGCAGCATTTGACTGAATTGTTCGCTCGTACGCTTCCGGCAGTGGTGACCAAAACGTCACCTATACGGTTGTCCCCACGGGAAATTGAAATCGTCAGGCTCTGTGCCCTAGGGAAAACGTCCTGGGAAATCGGAAAAATCCTGAAAATCGCCGAGAGCACAGTCAATTACCATACAAAAAACCTGATTGTTAAGTTCAACGCCTGCAACAAGATGTCGGCCATCGTCAAGGCTTCCAAGCTTGGATTCCTCTAA
- a CDS encoding methyltransferase translates to MPLLDTPFAQLDLIRQPEQQNEPLQAFDAADEYLLNHLVEQHLPAEARVLVLNDSFGALAISLAGKVQVSSSGDSFLAFQGLEKNLLRNGQAFDALRGIPASEPLVGPFDRVLIRVPKTLALLEEQLIRLQGQLAPGAQVVAAAMVKHLPRAAGDLLERYIGPVQASLAVKKARLLIATPEAKTPAVSPYPTRYRLDEPAIELLNHANVFCREGLDIGTRAFLPHLPKNLGAARVADLGCGNGVLAIASALQNPDAHYTLVDESFMAVQSAAENWRAALGEREVTVRAGDGLAGQEAQSLDVVLCNPPFHQQQVVGDFLAWRMFQQAREALVVGGALYIVGNRHLGYHSKLARLFRGVEQVAATPKFVILKARK, encoded by the coding sequence ATGCCTTTGCTCGATACGCCCTTCGCCCAGCTTGATCTGATCCGCCAGCCCGAACAGCAGAATGAACCGCTGCAAGCTTTCGACGCGGCCGACGAATACCTGCTCAATCATCTGGTCGAACAGCATCTGCCGGCGGAGGCACGAGTCCTGGTGCTCAACGACAGTTTCGGTGCTCTGGCCATCAGCCTCGCAGGCAAAGTGCAGGTCAGCAGCAGCGGTGATTCATTCCTGGCGTTTCAGGGGCTGGAAAAAAACCTGCTGCGCAATGGCCAGGCGTTTGATGCTCTTCGCGGTATTCCTGCCAGCGAGCCGTTGGTCGGGCCGTTCGACCGGGTGCTGATCCGCGTACCGAAAACCCTGGCACTGCTGGAAGAGCAACTGATTCGTCTGCAAGGCCAATTGGCGCCCGGCGCACAAGTGGTAGCAGCGGCGATGGTCAAGCATTTGCCCCGCGCCGCCGGTGATCTGCTGGAACGCTACATCGGGCCGGTTCAGGCTTCGCTGGCCGTGAAAAAAGCCCGACTGCTGATCGCTACGCCCGAGGCCAAAACGCCAGCCGTCTCGCCCTACCCGACCCGTTATCGCCTCGACGAGCCGGCCATCGAACTGCTCAACCACGCCAACGTGTTCTGCCGTGAGGGACTGGACATCGGCACCCGCGCCTTTCTTCCGCACTTGCCGAAAAATCTCGGCGCAGCACGGGTCGCGGATCTTGGCTGCGGCAACGGCGTACTGGCCATCGCCAGCGCCCTGCAAAACCCCGATGCGCATTACACGCTGGTGGACGAATCGTTCATGGCCGTGCAATCGGCAGCCGAGAACTGGCGCGCGGCGCTGGGTGAACGTGAAGTGACCGTGCGCGCCGGCGACGGCCTGGCCGGGCAGGAAGCGCAGTCGCTGGACGTGGTGCTGTGCAACCCGCCGTTCCACCAGCAACAGGTGGTCGGCGACTTCCTCGCCTGGCGCATGTTCCAGCAGGCTCGCGAAGCGCTGGTCGTCGGTGGTGCGCTGTACATCGTCGGCAACCGTCACCTGGGTTATCACAGCAAACTGGCGCGGTTGTTCCGGGGTGTCGAGCAAGTCGCGGCCACGCCGAAATTCGTGATTCTCAAGGCGCGCAAATAA
- a CDS encoding DUF2474 domain-containing protein, with protein MTGKHSLHDIEEAEKKPLWQRLGWLAMIWVGSVGALFIVASLMRMFMNAAGLTTH; from the coding sequence ATGACCGGCAAACATTCCCTGCACGACATTGAAGAAGCCGAAAAAAAGCCGCTGTGGCAGCGGCTCGGCTGGTTGGCCATGATCTGGGTCGGCAGCGTCGGAGCACTGTTTATCGTCGCCAGCCTGATGCGCATGTTCATGAACGCCGCAGGTCTGACCACGCATTGA
- the cydB gene encoding cytochrome d ubiquinol oxidase subunit II: MGIDLPLIWAVIIIFGIMMYVVMDGFDLGIGILFPFIPGKTDRDVMMNTVAPVWDGNETWLVLGGAALFGAFPLAYSVVLSALYLPLIFMLIGLIFRGVAFEFRFKAKDDKRHLWDKAFIGGSIAATFFQGVALGAFIDGLPVVNRQYAGGSLDWLTPFTLFCGAALVVAYALLGCTWLIMKTEGKLQEQMHNLARPLAFVLLAVIGVVSLWTPLAHPEIATRWFSMPNLFWFMPVPILVLVTMYGLIRAVARNANYMPFLLTLVLIFLGYSGLGISLWPNIVPPSISIWDAAAPPQSQGFMLVGTLFIIPFILGYTFWSYYVFRGKVTHEDGYH, from the coding sequence ATGGGTATTGATCTTCCGCTGATCTGGGCCGTGATCATCATCTTCGGCATCATGATGTACGTGGTCATGGACGGTTTCGACCTGGGGATCGGGATTCTCTTCCCGTTCATCCCCGGCAAGACCGACCGCGACGTAATGATGAACACCGTCGCCCCGGTGTGGGACGGCAATGAAACCTGGCTGGTACTGGGGGGCGCGGCGTTATTCGGTGCGTTCCCGCTGGCCTATTCGGTGGTGTTGTCGGCGCTGTACCTGCCGCTGATCTTCATGCTGATCGGGCTGATTTTCCGCGGCGTGGCGTTCGAGTTCCGCTTCAAGGCCAAGGACGACAAGCGTCACCTGTGGGACAAGGCGTTCATTGGCGGCTCGATTGCCGCGACGTTCTTCCAGGGCGTGGCGCTTGGCGCGTTCATTGATGGTCTGCCCGTGGTCAATCGGCAATATGCCGGCGGGTCACTGGACTGGCTGACGCCGTTCACGCTGTTCTGCGGCGCCGCGCTGGTGGTGGCGTATGCGTTGCTCGGCTGCACCTGGCTGATCATGAAGACCGAAGGCAAGCTTCAGGAGCAGATGCACAATCTGGCGCGTCCGCTGGCCTTCGTGCTGCTGGCGGTGATCGGTGTCGTCAGTCTGTGGACGCCGTTGGCTCACCCGGAAATCGCGACGCGCTGGTTCAGTATGCCGAATCTGTTCTGGTTCATGCCGGTGCCGATTCTGGTGCTGGTGACGATGTACGGTCTGATTCGCGCAGTGGCACGCAATGCCAACTACATGCCATTCCTGTTGACCCTGGTGCTGATCTTCCTCGGCTACAGCGGTCTGGGCATCAGCCTGTGGCCGAACATCGTGCCGCCGTCGATCTCGATCTGGGACGCCGCCGCACCACCGCAAAGCCAGGGCTTCATGCTGGTGGGCACGCTGTTCATCATCCCGTTCATCCTGGGTTACACCTTCTGGAGCTACTACGTGTTCCGCGGCAAGGTCACCCATGAAGACGGTTATCACTAA
- a CDS encoding cytochrome ubiquinol oxidase subunit I: protein MFGLEALDLARIQFAFTISFHILFPAITIGLASYLAVLEGLWLKTGNDTYRDLYHFWSKIFAVNFGMGVVSGLVMAYQFGTNWSRFSDFAGSVTGPLLTYEVLTAFFLEAGFLGVMLFGWNKVGRKLHFFSTVMVAIGTLISTFWILASNSWMQTPQGFEIVNGQVIPTDWLAIIFNPSFPYRLMHMATAAFVATAFFVGSSAAWHLLRGKDNPAIRTMLSMAMWMALIVAPIQAVIGDFHGLNTLKHQPAKIAAIEGHWENHGDEATPLILFGWPDMKEEKTKYALEIPYLGSLILTHSLDKQVPALKEFPPEDRPNSTIVFWSFRIMVGLGFLMIFTGLWSLWLRKRDTLYTSRPFLYLALWMGPSGLIAILAGWFTTEIGRQPWVVYGLMRTADASSNHSFMQMSITLIMFVVVYFALFGAGLGYMMRLVRKGPKTDEGKETNDGGPGQKRTPARPLSAADDDGAEHDRSLTKEI from the coding sequence ATGTTCGGTTTAGAGGCACTAGATCTCGCCCGAATTCAGTTCGCGTTCACCATCTCGTTCCACATCCTGTTCCCGGCGATCACCATCGGTCTTGCGAGCTACCTCGCGGTTCTTGAAGGCCTGTGGCTGAAAACCGGCAACGACACCTACCGTGACCTCTACCATTTCTGGTCGAAGATCTTTGCCGTCAACTTCGGCATGGGCGTGGTCTCGGGGCTGGTCATGGCCTACCAGTTCGGCACCAACTGGAGCCGCTTCTCGGACTTCGCCGGTTCCGTTACCGGCCCGTTGCTGACGTATGAAGTGCTCACGGCGTTCTTCCTCGAGGCCGGCTTCCTGGGCGTCATGCTATTTGGCTGGAACAAGGTCGGGCGCAAGCTGCACTTTTTCTCCACGGTGATGGTGGCCATCGGCACGCTGATTTCGACCTTCTGGATTCTCGCCTCCAACAGTTGGATGCAGACCCCGCAGGGCTTCGAAATCGTCAATGGCCAAGTGATCCCGACCGACTGGCTGGCAATCATCTTCAACCCGTCGTTCCCGTATCGACTGATGCACATGGCGACTGCCGCGTTCGTGGCAACGGCCTTCTTCGTCGGTTCATCGGCGGCCTGGCACCTGCTGCGCGGCAAGGACAACCCGGCGATCCGCACCATGCTGTCGATGGCGATGTGGATGGCATTGATCGTCGCGCCGATCCAGGCGGTCATCGGCGACTTCCACGGCCTCAACACCCTCAAGCACCAACCGGCGAAAATCGCCGCGATCGAAGGTCACTGGGAAAATCACGGCGACGAAGCGACGCCGCTGATCCTGTTCGGCTGGCCGGACATGAAGGAGGAGAAAACCAAATATGCGCTCGAGATCCCGTACCTCGGCAGCCTGATCCTGACGCACTCGCTGGACAAGCAAGTCCCGGCACTCAAGGAATTCCCGCCGGAAGACCGGCCGAACTCGACCATCGTGTTCTGGTCGTTCCGGATCATGGTCGGCCTCGGTTTCCTGATGATCTTCACTGGCCTCTGGAGCCTGTGGCTGCGCAAGCGCGACACGCTCTACACGTCGCGGCCGTTCCTGTACCTGGCGCTTTGGATGGGGCCGTCCGGTCTGATCGCGATCCTGGCGGGCTGGTTCACCACTGAAATCGGTCGTCAGCCGTGGGTGGTCTACGGGCTGATGCGTACGGCGGATGCGTCTTCCAACCACAGCTTCATGCAGATGAGCATCACGCTGATCATGTTCGTGGTGGTGTATTTCGCGCTGTTCGGTGCGGGTCTGGGCTACATGATGCGTCTGGTGCGCAAAGGGCCGAAGACCGACGAGGGCAAGGAAACCAACGACGGTGGTCCTGGCCAGAAACGCACGCCGGCCCGTCCGTTGTCCGCTGCCGACGACGATGGCGCCGAACACGACCGCAGCCTGACCAAGGAGATTTGA
- a CDS encoding MFS transporter, giving the protein MPSQEPLLLRHHRPFLAFWFARIFTASGFQMLTVAIGWNLYQLTGNVLDLGLVGLVEFAPRVLFMLHTGHVADRYDRRKVAAICQSLQALIALALAIGSATDHVTREMIFILAFLLGAARSFEMPTTQALLPSIVPSALFPRAVAAAQSAQQSATIVAPALGGLLYAFGSVWVYGPTVILYVIACTLMLNLPARQTPLNKGKATLDSLLAGIRFIRSRPDILGAISLDLFAVLLGGATALLPVFAKDILLTGPWGLGLLRSAPAVGALMMSLFLARFAVERNVGRVMFTAVGVFGVATIAFGLSTSFWFSLAVLVVLGAADMISMVIRASFVQLETPDEMRGRVSAVNGLFIGASNQLGEFESGLTAHVFGTVPAVVMGGIGTLVVTGTWIKLFPTLANRDRMHVPVEEVKA; this is encoded by the coding sequence ATGCCCAGCCAAGAGCCCTTGCTGTTACGTCACCACCGTCCCTTTCTTGCGTTCTGGTTTGCCCGGATCTTCACCGCCAGCGGTTTCCAGATGCTCACCGTGGCGATCGGCTGGAATCTCTATCAACTGACCGGCAACGTGCTCGACCTGGGTCTGGTCGGACTGGTGGAATTCGCCCCACGCGTGCTGTTCATGCTGCACACCGGCCACGTTGCCGACCGCTACGACCGGCGCAAGGTCGCGGCGATCTGCCAGTCGTTGCAGGCCCTGATCGCTCTGGCACTGGCCATCGGCAGCGCCACCGACCATGTCACCCGGGAAATGATCTTTATCCTGGCGTTCCTGCTCGGCGCCGCGCGCTCGTTCGAAATGCCGACCACCCAGGCGCTGCTGCCGAGCATCGTGCCCAGCGCGCTGTTCCCGCGTGCCGTCGCCGCCGCGCAGTCGGCGCAGCAGTCGGCCACCATCGTCGCCCCGGCGCTCGGCGGTCTTCTTTATGCCTTCGGCAGCGTGTGGGTCTATGGCCCGACGGTCATTCTGTATGTCATCGCCTGCACCTTGATGCTCAACTTGCCTGCCCGGCAAACACCGCTGAACAAAGGCAAGGCGACTCTGGATTCGTTGCTGGCAGGGATTCGCTTCATTCGCAGCCGTCCGGACATTCTCGGAGCTATTTCGCTGGATCTGTTCGCGGTGCTGCTCGGCGGTGCCACGGCGCTGTTGCCGGTGTTCGCCAAGGACATCCTGCTGACCGGGCCATGGGGGCTGGGACTGCTGCGTTCGGCGCCGGCGGTCGGCGCATTGATGATGTCGTTGTTCCTGGCGCGGTTTGCCGTTGAGCGAAACGTCGGTCGGGTGATGTTCACTGCCGTCGGCGTATTCGGCGTGGCCACCATCGCCTTCGGTCTGTCGACCTCGTTCTGGTTCTCGCTGGCGGTGCTGGTGGTGCTGGGCGCGGCGGACATGATCAGCATGGTGATCCGCGCGTCTTTCGTGCAACTGGAAACCCCGGACGAAATGCGCGGTCGGGTCAGCGCGGTGAACGGCCTGTTCATCGGCGCCTCGAACCAGTTGGGCGAATTCGAATCCGGCCTCACCGCCCACGTGTTCGGCACCGTGCCGGCGGTGGTGATGGGCGGCATCGGAACGCTGGTGGTGACCGGGACCTGGATCAAACTCTTCCCGACCCTGGCCAATCGCGACCGGATGCATGTGCCGGTGGAAGAGGTGAAGGCCTAG
- a CDS encoding type II toxin-antitoxin system RelE/ParE family toxin — MIKSFQHKGLRGFYETGSTRGIRADHAKRLSRMLQFMDRAAVPGDLDLPGWRMHPLKGELCEYWSLSVSGNWRVIFRFAGSDIELIDYLDYH; from the coding sequence ATGATCAAATCCTTTCAGCACAAAGGCCTTCGCGGCTTCTATGAAACCGGTTCGACTCGCGGGATTCGTGCCGATCACGCTAAACGGCTGTCGCGCATGCTGCAGTTCATGGATCGGGCCGCCGTTCCGGGGGATCTGGATCTTCCCGGTTGGCGTATGCATCCACTGAAAGGGGAGCTTTGCGAGTACTGGTCACTCAGTGTGTCCGGGAACTGGCGGGTTATCTTTCGATTTGCAGGTTCGGATATCGAACTGATCGACTATCTGGATTACCACTGA